In the Ruminococcus sp. OA3 genome, one interval contains:
- a CDS encoding cysteine-rich small domain-containing protein: MFYSNNPVLDAEKESERQEELAERPHIECDWCHGYIYECDDWHDGDFKTKLNGLIICDDCLSDYIKSIRKEHTG, encoded by the coding sequence ATGTTCTATTCGAACAATCCCGTGCTGGATGCGGAGAAAGAATCAGAACGGCAAGAGGAGCTGGCAGAACGCCCTCACATAGAGTGTGACTGGTGTCATGGTTACATCTACGAGTGTGATGATTGGCATGATGGGGATTTTAAAACAAAATTAAATGGTCTTATCATTTGCGACGACTGTCTGTCGGATTATATCAAATCGATTAGAAAGGAGCACACAGGATGA
- a CDS encoding DUF4393 domain-containing protein, which yields MKVLPDCVDNAIKNVTDEPTRNVGSTLADCWLLVFGGISKAARKREIKYTHDLEIYENELTNSISKIPIERQIEPTIQVTAQALENSKFCVSEKELRELFVNLISSSMDSAYNPSVHPCFAEIIKQMSPLDAKILKEFPLKDVVAIVDYIKEDTRSRSFSVALENVFISSFKDYDIFQTSASISSLIRLGIIDATKTDKIPDKDFYDPFTQTDFFKEFSQETKRHSPFEIAKTRNYCAKLTPLGQNFFRACVAPKY from the coding sequence ATGAAAGTACTGCCCGATTGTGTTGATAATGCTATCAAAAATGTTACTGATGAACCGACTCGAAATGTGGGTTCTACCCTTGCTGATTGTTGGCTTCTTGTTTTCGGAGGCATATCGAAGGCTGCCAGAAAACGAGAGATCAAATACACGCATGACCTTGAAATTTATGAAAATGAATTAACTAACTCCATCTCTAAAATTCCTATTGAGAGACAGATTGAGCCAACTATCCAAGTCACTGCTCAAGCGCTTGAAAATTCAAAATTTTGCGTATCCGAAAAAGAGCTTCGTGAACTTTTCGTGAACCTTATTTCAAGTTCGATGGATTCTGCCTATAATCCATCTGTACACCCATGTTTCGCGGAAATTATTAAGCAAATGAGTCCTCTCGATGCCAAAATACTTAAAGAATTTCCTTTAAAAGACGTTGTTGCCATCGTAGATTACATTAAAGAAGACACTAGGAGCCGCTCATTTTCCGTAGCCTTGGAAAACGTTTTTATTTCTTCATTTAAAGATTATGATATATTTCAAACTAGTGCATCAATATCATCATTAATCAGGTTGGGTATAATTGATGCTACTAAAACCGATAAAATACCTGACAAAGATTTTTATGATCCATTTACACAAACAGATTTCTTTAAAGAGTTTTCACAGGAAACAAAACGTCATTCCCCGTTTGAAATAGCAAAAACCAGAAATTATTGTGCTAAGCTTACCCCTCTCGGTCAAAATTTTTTTCGTGCATGCGTTGCTCCAAAATATTAG
- a CDS encoding DNA-binding protein: MYKNLIQIMKAEKITFTQIGELLGCRYQTVSDIANGNTQKGFYYEDACKIQKVFFPKYDMSYLFERS, from the coding sequence TTGTATAAGAACTTAATCCAAATTATGAAAGCTGAAAAAATAACTTTCACTCAGATTGGAGAACTTCTCGGATGTAGATATCAAACAGTTAGTGACATCGCTAATGGTAATACACAAAAGGGATTCTACTACGAGGATGCCTGCAAAATACAAAAAGTATTTTTCCCAAAATATGATATGAGCTATCTGTTTGAACGCTCATAA
- a CDS encoding helix-turn-helix transcriptional regulator, which yields MERAKILEELIKEHGYSLRSFAEKCGLPYTSLYTMLKRTGVNKSSVEAVIKICKELGITVEELEDMVNGNKKKQYEPTYEDIQSMVARNGKKLTLEQKQELIRTLLSEDD from the coding sequence ATGGAAAGAGCTAAAATATTAGAAGAACTTATTAAAGAACATGGTTACAGTTTACGTTCCTTTGCTGAAAAGTGCGGTCTTCCCTATACCAGCCTATACACAATGCTAAAAAGAACTGGCGTTAATAAATCAAGCGTAGAAGCTGTGATTAAAATTTGCAAAGAACTGGGAATCACGGTTGAAGAGTTGGAAGATATGGTAAACGGTAATAAGAAAAAACAATACGAACCAACCTACGAGGATATTCAATCCATGGTTGCACGCAACGGAAAAAAACTCACGCTCGAACAAAAACAGGAGCTGATCAGGACACTTTTGTCAGAAGATGATTAA
- a CDS encoding ImmA/IrrE family metallo-endopeptidase — protein sequence MTHEEIEWKILEVFQKCNVKSFPINLFDMIEQYGYECIEYTEQSKVKQEACQQISDDAFRLNNKVYYNDQAMFCRRRFSLAHELGHIVLGHQPPYTNVKEREANYFASRLLAPRIAIYYAECKNANDVSKIFQITYEASTYAFDDYRRWRRYAIYHKKNLLDKLMYEHFYNDDLKCFVWNIRKCLNCKKELFNQLEDKCDYCKMYIHRPDYLYEENKLLVAKARQRIRHPIEYIPGFYAAESLRERNETYY from the coding sequence TTGACGCATGAGGAAATTGAATGGAAAATCTTAGAGGTTTTTCAGAAATGTAACGTAAAATCGTTTCCGATCAATCTGTTCGATATGATTGAGCAATATGGATATGAGTGTATCGAATATACAGAACAGTCCAAAGTGAAACAGGAGGCATGCCAACAGATCAGTGATGATGCTTTCCGGCTAAACAACAAAGTCTATTATAATGACCAGGCTATGTTTTGCCGGCGGCGCTTCTCACTCGCTCACGAACTGGGACACATTGTACTGGGGCATCAACCGCCTTATACAAATGTAAAGGAACGGGAAGCCAATTACTTTGCCAGCCGGTTGCTTGCACCGCGCATAGCCATATACTATGCAGAATGCAAAAATGCAAACGACGTGTCCAAAATATTCCAAATAACTTATGAAGCATCCACTTATGCCTTTGATGATTACCGGCGTTGGCGGCGTTATGCTATTTACCATAAAAAGAATCTGCTTGACAAGCTGATGTACGAACATTTCTACAATGATGATTTGAAATGCTTTGTGTGGAATATCAGGAAGTGTCTGAACTGCAAAAAAGAGCTGTTTAATCAGCTGGAAGACAAATGTGATTACTGTAAAATGTATATACACAGACCGGATTATTTGTATGAAGAAAACAAGCTGTTAGTTGCAAAGGCTCGCCAACGGATTCGGCACCCTATCGAATACATACCGGGATTTTACGCCGCTGAGAGTTTGCGGGAAAGAAATGAAACTTATTATTAA